From the Corallococcus caeni genome, one window contains:
- a CDS encoding type I polyketide synthase → MRDDSNESVNGLDVAIVGMAARLPGAKDVEQFWKNLCDGVESIRVFSDEELLAAGVDPAALKDPNYVRASPVLDDIESFDASFFNFSPLEAKVMDPQRRLFLESCWHALEDAGYTPEGFAGTIGVYAGAGLNTYLLQNVLGDEALVRNIGLQQLLIASDKDFLPTHVSYKLNLTGPSVNVNTACSTSLVALHFARQALILGECDMALAGGVSLNVPHLAGYHHVQDSILSPDGHCRAFDAQARGTLWGNGSGVVVLKRLADALADGDDIRAVIKGSAINNDGSTKVGYTAPSVEGQAKVIVQALATSDVAPESISYVEAHGTGTEVGDPIELAALTQAFRLHTDRKGFCAIGSVKTNIGHLNAAAGVAGLIKVVRALEERKLPPSLHFQTPNPKIDFDNSPFFVNTELTDWKRGETPLRAGMSSLGIGGTNAHVILEEAPARPARKEASQDEQLLVLSARSPEALDRVTVLLADHLEAHPELSLRDVAFTLQRGRRAFTYRRAVRARTLPEAVRALRERRFASPDAGSVPASWQALLGPWLAGDEVDWSMLHDGASPRRVRLPLYPFERQRMWVEPRAPEAQALAKDKDAFWRKRPDMADWFYRAQWKQSALPLEPVPATRETYLVFSDGAPLTRKLIERLGRRGTVVTVTPGEAFSKQGDAAFSLPVSDRKAYELLVLELRSRQLLPDRVLHFWGLQSVDAPRPANDLDALVASQEQGLFSLLYFGQALGQLAVTRSMRLLAFSNDVFDVTGEEALRYEQSSVSGICKVLQQEYNNLHCRAVDLCVPEGGAWKVDALADALEREVLSSIGDVLCAYRGTRRWIQFYEPVRVTADAPKPPLVHKGETYLVYYGLEGIGFLTARRMLEQGARLIILEEPDFPEPDEWGQWLGAKRREPIGVRVGNAVGLQAAGHDFVLRKARLDDVEAMRRVLAEAEAEAGPIRGLLHASGASNFERIKPLRDADRELCKQHFASIPHSLRMLDELLRERDLRFRVMMSSLGSVLGGLGFIAIASASSLASNYTVLQNRQHAQKWVVQYWDSWDIEWKKAKEIVHPSMYERLAPSVLTEPEGLESFHRLFAIPDSTQVAVCATDLQARYDKWVKLEAVRQEPGTAEVLKRPDLDTPFVEPRDEMERTIASVYQEFLGVDRVGADDGFHELGGHSLLATQMVSRLREVLKVDVELFVVLAHPTVSSLAAHLSTVAPGARA, encoded by the coding sequence GTGCGTGACGATTCGAACGAGTCAGTGAACGGGCTGGATGTCGCCATCGTCGGCATGGCCGCGCGCCTTCCTGGCGCGAAGGACGTGGAGCAGTTCTGGAAGAACCTCTGCGACGGCGTGGAGTCCATCCGCGTCTTCTCCGACGAGGAGCTGCTGGCGGCCGGCGTGGACCCCGCGGCGCTGAAGGATCCGAACTACGTCCGGGCCTCGCCGGTGCTGGACGACATCGAGTCCTTCGACGCGAGCTTCTTCAACTTCAGCCCGCTGGAGGCGAAGGTGATGGACCCGCAGCGGCGCCTCTTCCTGGAGTCGTGCTGGCACGCGCTCGAGGACGCCGGCTACACGCCGGAGGGCTTCGCGGGGACCATCGGCGTCTACGCGGGCGCGGGGCTCAACACGTACCTCTTGCAGAACGTGCTGGGCGACGAAGCGCTCGTGCGCAACATCGGCCTGCAGCAGCTGCTCATCGCCAGCGACAAGGACTTCCTGCCGACGCACGTCTCCTACAAGCTCAACCTCACCGGCCCCAGCGTCAACGTCAACACCGCGTGCTCCACGTCGCTGGTGGCGCTGCACTTCGCCCGCCAGGCCCTCATCCTGGGCGAGTGCGACATGGCGCTCGCCGGGGGCGTATCCCTCAATGTCCCGCACCTCGCCGGCTACCACCACGTGCAGGACAGCATCCTGTCCCCGGATGGGCACTGCCGCGCCTTCGACGCGCAGGCCCGGGGCACGCTGTGGGGCAACGGCAGCGGCGTGGTCGTCCTCAAGCGGCTTGCGGACGCGCTCGCGGACGGCGACGACATCCGCGCGGTCATCAAGGGCTCGGCCATCAACAACGACGGCTCCACCAAGGTGGGCTACACGGCCCCCAGCGTGGAGGGCCAGGCGAAGGTCATCGTCCAGGCGCTCGCGACGTCGGACGTGGCCCCGGAGTCCATCAGCTACGTGGAGGCCCACGGCACGGGGACGGAGGTGGGGGACCCCATCGAGCTGGCCGCGCTCACGCAGGCCTTCCGCCTGCACACGGACCGCAAGGGCTTCTGCGCCATCGGCTCGGTGAAGACCAACATCGGGCACCTCAACGCCGCCGCGGGCGTCGCCGGCCTCATCAAGGTCGTGCGCGCGCTGGAGGAGCGCAAGCTGCCCCCCAGCCTCCACTTCCAGACGCCCAACCCGAAGATCGACTTCGACAACAGCCCCTTCTTCGTCAACACCGAGCTCACCGACTGGAAGCGCGGGGAGACGCCGCTTCGCGCGGGCATGAGCTCGCTGGGCATCGGCGGCACGAACGCGCACGTCATCCTGGAGGAGGCGCCCGCGAGGCCCGCGCGCAAAGAGGCCTCGCAGGACGAACAGCTGCTGGTGCTGTCCGCGCGAAGCCCGGAGGCGCTGGATCGCGTCACCGTCCTGCTGGCGGATCACCTGGAGGCGCACCCGGAGCTGTCCCTGCGCGACGTGGCCTTCACGCTCCAGCGCGGCCGCCGCGCCTTCACGTACCGGCGGGCCGTGCGCGCCCGCACGCTCCCTGAAGCGGTCCGCGCGCTCCGGGAGCGCCGGTTCGCGTCCCCGGACGCGGGCTCGGTGCCCGCCTCGTGGCAGGCCCTGCTCGGGCCCTGGCTCGCGGGCGACGAGGTGGACTGGTCCATGCTGCACGACGGCGCCTCGCCCCGCCGCGTCCGCCTGCCGCTCTATCCCTTCGAGCGGCAGCGGATGTGGGTGGAGCCGCGCGCCCCGGAGGCCCAGGCCCTCGCGAAGGACAAGGACGCCTTCTGGCGCAAGCGCCCGGACATGGCGGACTGGTTCTACCGCGCGCAGTGGAAGCAGTCCGCGCTGCCGCTGGAGCCCGTGCCCGCGACGCGCGAGACGTACCTCGTCTTCTCCGACGGCGCGCCGCTCACCCGGAAGCTCATCGAACGACTGGGCCGCCGGGGCACGGTCGTCACCGTGACGCCGGGCGAAGCGTTCTCGAAGCAGGGCGACGCGGCGTTCAGCCTGCCCGTGTCGGACCGCAAGGCGTACGAGCTGCTCGTGCTGGAGTTGAGGAGCCGCCAGCTGTTGCCGGACCGCGTGCTCCACTTCTGGGGCCTTCAGTCCGTGGACGCGCCCCGGCCCGCCAACGACCTGGACGCGCTGGTGGCCTCGCAGGAGCAGGGCCTCTTCAGCCTGCTGTACTTCGGCCAGGCACTGGGGCAGCTCGCGGTGACGCGGTCCATGCGGCTGCTCGCGTTCTCCAACGACGTCTTCGACGTCACCGGCGAGGAGGCGCTGCGCTACGAGCAGAGCTCCGTGTCGGGCATCTGCAAGGTGCTCCAGCAGGAGTACAACAACCTCCACTGCCGCGCGGTGGACCTCTGCGTTCCGGAAGGCGGCGCCTGGAAGGTGGACGCGCTGGCGGACGCGCTGGAGCGCGAGGTGCTGTCCTCCATCGGGGACGTGCTCTGCGCGTACCGGGGCACCCGCCGGTGGATCCAGTTCTACGAGCCCGTGCGCGTGACGGCCGACGCGCCGAAGCCGCCGCTCGTCCACAAGGGCGAGACGTACCTCGTCTACTACGGCCTGGAGGGCATCGGGTTCCTCACCGCGCGGCGCATGCTGGAGCAGGGCGCGCGGCTCATCATCCTGGAGGAGCCGGACTTCCCGGAGCCCGACGAGTGGGGGCAGTGGCTGGGCGCGAAGCGCCGCGAGCCGATTGGCGTCCGCGTGGGCAACGCGGTGGGGCTCCAGGCGGCGGGCCATGACTTCGTGCTGCGGAAGGCCCGGCTGGACGACGTGGAGGCCATGCGGCGCGTGCTGGCGGAGGCCGAGGCGGAAGCCGGCCCCATCCGCGGGCTGCTCCACGCGTCCGGCGCGTCCAACTTCGAGCGCATCAAGCCCCTGCGCGACGCGGACCGCGAGCTGTGCAAGCAGCACTTCGCCTCCATCCCGCACAGCCTGCGGATGCTGGACGAACTGCTGCGCGAGCGCGACCTGCGCTTCCGCGTGATGATGAGCTCGCTGGGGTCGGTGCTGGGCGGCCTGGGCTTCATCGCCATCGCGAGCGCCAGCAGCCTCGCGTCCAACTACACCGTCCTCCAGAACCGCCAGCACGCGCAGAAGTGGGTGGTCCAGTACTGGGACTCGTGGGACATCGAGTGGAAGAAGGCGAAGGAGATCGTCCACCCGTCGATGTACGAGCGGCTGGCGCCCAGCGTCCTCACCGAGCCCGAGGGGCTGGAGTCCTTCCACCGCCTCTTCGCCATCCCGGACTCCACGCAGGTCGCGGTGTGCGCGACGGACCTCCAGGCCCGCTACGACAAGTGGGTGAAGCTGGAGGCCGTCCGGCAGGAGCCCGGCACGGCGGAGGTGCTCAAGCGCCCGGACCTGGACACGCCCTTCGTCGAGCCGCGTGACGAGATGGAGCGCACCATCGCGTCCGTCTACCAGGAGTTCCTGGGCGTGGACCGCGTGGGCGCGGACGACGGCTTCCACGAGCTGGGCGGCCACTCGCTGCTGGCGACGCAGATGGTCTCCCGCCTGCGCGAGGTGCTGAAGGTCGACGTGGAGCTGTTCGTCGTGCTGGCGCACCCCACCGTCTCCAGCCTGGCGGCCCACCTGTCCACCGTGGCACCCGGAGCGCGGGCATGA